The Saccharothrix variisporea genome has a segment encoding these proteins:
- a CDS encoding tyrosine-type recombinase/integrase produces the protein MGFTKDLWTTPEKPASIVAERTAEAGEKCRCGKPAVKVCTVKGGVEVAWCGENKRIPNARHGKGKRWLAVWHDPDGNEKTKAFAKKTPADLHWQAQETDVERGEYHDPKAGKETFDSYYPKWRKSRKRDPATLAKYDSVYRLHVKPVFGHRSVKGIKASQVSAFQTELGERFGPSTVATARLVMVGVLELATADEAIKKNPAKSPIVQRVQADPGERKIQAWADDVVFAVIDGHPDYLRAMPTLSASCGLREGEAFGFALEDINFSAEVVHIRRQIKKLGPNYVFALPKNDRERTVPLSPGGAQALREHIRKYPPQPLTLPWEKVDGAPVTHQILFRWFDGGHVTSRAYSESAWKPALAKAKVIPQPEKDSRGRKRYKTTRREGTHQLRHYFASVMLADGVNIAELAVMMGHHDPAYTLKIYVHMLPDSHARARSAMNARMFRPRAVG, from the coding sequence ATGGGATTCACGAAAGACCTGTGGACCACTCCGGAGAAGCCGGCTTCCATCGTTGCCGAGCGGACCGCCGAGGCTGGCGAGAAGTGTCGGTGTGGCAAGCCTGCGGTGAAGGTGTGCACCGTCAAGGGCGGTGTCGAGGTGGCGTGGTGCGGCGAGAACAAGCGCATCCCGAACGCCCGGCACGGCAAGGGCAAGCGGTGGCTGGCAGTGTGGCACGACCCCGACGGGAACGAGAAGACCAAGGCGTTCGCAAAGAAGACGCCGGCGGACCTGCATTGGCAGGCCCAGGAAACGGACGTCGAGCGCGGCGAGTACCACGACCCGAAGGCGGGCAAGGAGACGTTCGACAGCTACTACCCCAAGTGGAGGAAGTCCCGGAAGCGAGACCCGGCGACTCTCGCCAAGTACGACAGCGTCTACCGCCTGCACGTGAAGCCGGTGTTCGGGCACCGGTCGGTGAAGGGCATCAAGGCGTCGCAGGTCTCGGCGTTCCAGACGGAACTGGGCGAGAGGTTCGGCCCGTCGACCGTTGCAACCGCCCGGCTCGTCATGGTGGGTGTGCTGGAGTTGGCCACGGCGGACGAGGCGATCAAGAAGAATCCCGCTAAGAGCCCAATCGTCCAGCGGGTGCAGGCCGACCCCGGAGAGCGGAAGATCCAGGCGTGGGCCGACGACGTGGTCTTCGCCGTGATCGACGGCCACCCGGACTACCTCCGGGCGATGCCGACGCTCAGCGCATCGTGCGGGCTGCGTGAGGGCGAAGCGTTCGGATTCGCCCTGGAGGACATCAACTTCAGCGCCGAGGTCGTCCACATCCGGCGCCAGATCAAGAAGCTCGGGCCGAACTACGTCTTCGCCCTGCCCAAGAACGACCGGGAGCGTACGGTCCCCCTGTCTCCAGGTGGCGCACAGGCTCTACGCGAGCACATCCGGAAGTACCCGCCCCAGCCGCTCACGCTTCCGTGGGAGAAGGTCGACGGCGCCCCAGTCACACACCAGATCCTGTTCCGCTGGTTCGACGGCGGCCACGTCACGTCACGGGCGTACTCAGAGTCGGCGTGGAAGCCAGCCCTCGCCAAAGCGAAGGTGATCCCCCAGCCCGAGAAGGACAGTCGCGGGCGCAAGCGCTACAAGACCACCCGCCGCGAGGGCACCCACCAGCTCCGCCACTACTTCGCCAGCGTAATGCTGGCCGACGGCGTGAACATCGCCGAGCTGGCCGTGATGATGGGCCACCACGACCCGGCCTACACGCTGAAGATCTACGTCCACATGTTGCCCGACTCCCACGCGCGGGCGCGGAGCGCCATGAACGCGCGCATGTTCCGCCCGCGTGCCGTCGGATGA
- a CDS encoding helix-turn-helix domain-containing protein, protein MTTDDVHNVAPTDTPSPQDEGWDWADDGSVVVADGATEKPYYQDLGRVIEQARSRRGWTAQQTAKRAGISYKTYLRIEHGEPVRNATLMKLDALFGLKPGTALDAWQRNDDRELEAALTPHPVNPGVGITDEELAKLIASLPKPSDMSPSARMLLLKHALDAVIDVADPLHRQRTVYEILVVLVNLLASDNLSAAEHMLSVAKEVRQWESRVGMPPFALSFQPDPAKYAKVIDPWSEYQYGEFEVRVSAGKLSDLTADEAQEVVRKMREDEQDAGKDARE, encoded by the coding sequence ATGACGACCGACGACGTCCACAACGTCGCCCCCACCGACACCCCGTCACCACAGGATGAAGGGTGGGACTGGGCTGACGACGGCAGCGTGGTCGTGGCTGACGGCGCCACAGAGAAGCCCTATTACCAAGACCTCGGTCGAGTCATTGAGCAGGCGCGATCCCGGCGGGGATGGACAGCCCAACAGACCGCGAAACGAGCCGGGATCTCGTACAAGACTTATCTGCGCATCGAGCACGGCGAGCCTGTGAGGAATGCCACGCTGATGAAGCTCGATGCGCTATTCGGCCTGAAACCGGGTACGGCGCTGGACGCATGGCAACGCAACGATGATCGGGAGCTTGAAGCAGCTCTCACACCACATCCAGTCAACCCTGGCGTGGGGATCACCGATGAGGAACTAGCGAAGCTGATTGCGAGCCTCCCAAAGCCATCCGACATGAGCCCGTCCGCTCGCATGCTCCTACTTAAACACGCGCTCGATGCTGTCATCGATGTAGCCGACCCGCTACATCGGCAGCGGACCGTTTATGAAATTCTCGTTGTGCTCGTCAACCTCCTAGCGAGCGACAATTTGAGCGCGGCCGAGCACATGCTCAGCGTAGCGAAGGAGGTACGCCAATGGGAATCGCGCGTCGGTATGCCGCCTTTCGCACTGAGCTTCCAACCCGACCCCGCCAAGTATGCCAAGGTGATCGACCCATGGTCGGAATACCAGTATGGGGAATTTGAAGTCAGGGTCAGCGCCGGGAAACTTTCCGACCTGACGGCCGACGAGGCGCAGGAAGTGGTGCGCAAGATGCGTGAAGACGAACAGGACGCCGGCAAAGATGCGAGAGAGTGA
- a CDS encoding helix-turn-helix transcriptional regulator, giving the protein MSHTVERLLTLSEVSEQTGIPEATLRYWRAIGSDGPDFRRVGRRLRVTESALKAWMDRRMNDPAA; this is encoded by the coding sequence GTGAGTCACACGGTCGAGCGACTGCTCACGCTCAGCGAGGTGTCGGAGCAGACGGGCATCCCCGAGGCGACGCTCAGATATTGGCGCGCGATCGGCTCGGACGGTCCCGACTTTCGGCGCGTGGGCCGGCGGCTCCGCGTGACCGAGTCCGCGCTCAAGGCGTGGATGGACAGGCGGATGAACGACCCCGCCGCGTAA
- a CDS encoding DUF6907 domain-containing protein — translation MTTTTGKAAAHTVCPPWCSGRHTSIDATSTLHERSLTAPSATFRVGLIALFESTSEGLYAELPSIVCEGRLEEFELSAGGARRLAARCRMLADQLEAAAALLSEIRRGAR, via the coding sequence ATGACGACCACCACGGGGAAGGCCGCCGCGCACACGGTGTGCCCGCCTTGGTGCAGCGGACGGCACACCTCGATCGACGCCACGAGCACGTTGCACGAGCGGTCGTTGACCGCACCGAGCGCCACGTTCCGGGTGGGGCTGATCGCGCTGTTCGAGTCGACCTCCGAGGGGCTGTACGCGGAGTTGCCGTCAATCGTGTGCGAGGGCCGGCTTGAGGAGTTCGAGTTGTCCGCGGGTGGGGCGCGTCGCCTGGCGGCGCGGTGTCGGATGCTGGCCGACCAGTTGGAGGCTGCCGCCGCGCTGCTATCGGAGATCAGGAGGGGGGCGCGATGA
- a CDS encoding helix-turn-helix domain-containing protein: MSGPMVSTRDEAVARAERIRAGIEAMAALQGDIAAAYHRRDWTTLGYDSWASYVTAEFGERRLKLSLHQRREIVASLRGEGLSTRAIGAALGVHHDTVVTDIRSVGNPTVEPTVVTGLNGKTYSTQPGEAVDSTTESVVRDGTKPAAGEPPAPTPDRRFGRGRTAQDAIEATVTTVRDLCDHFESLIIPADFAALDAERAEQWAQALDKSMSVLRQIRKELLRRAGAGRTRGGAE, translated from the coding sequence ATGAGCGGACCGATGGTGTCCACACGGGACGAGGCGGTGGCTCGTGCGGAGCGCATCCGCGCGGGGATCGAGGCGATGGCCGCGTTGCAGGGGGACATCGCGGCGGCGTACCACCGGCGCGACTGGACGACGCTCGGCTATGACTCGTGGGCCAGCTACGTGACCGCCGAGTTCGGGGAGCGGCGGCTGAAGTTGTCCCTGCACCAGCGCCGGGAGATCGTGGCGAGCCTGCGCGGTGAGGGCCTGTCCACGAGGGCGATCGGGGCTGCTCTGGGCGTGCATCACGACACCGTGGTGACCGACATCCGAAGTGTCGGAAATCCGACAGTAGAGCCGACTGTCGTGACGGGCCTGAACGGAAAGACCTACTCCACGCAACCCGGGGAGGCCGTCGACTCCACCACCGAGTCGGTCGTCCGTGACGGCACGAAGCCCGCAGCTGGCGAGCCTCCCGCCCCTACGCCCGATCGCCGCTTCGGTAGGGGCCGCACGGCGCAGGACGCCATCGAAGCGACCGTCACGACGGTGCGGGACCTGTGTGACCACTTCGAGTCCCTGATCATCCCCGCCGACTTCGCCGCCCTCGACGCGGAGCGTGCCGAGCAGTGGGCGCAGGCGCTCGACAAGTCCATGTCGGTGTTGCGTCAGATCAGGAAGGAGTTGCTGCGCCGCGCGGGGGCGGGGCGGACGAGGGGTGGTGCCGAGTGA
- a CDS encoding phage antirepressor KilAC domain-containing protein yields MTAVDLFDYSPGGRSDLTDPAARADRDRYGDRVDVLDKVKALQMLPDGLHLTTDHVATYYEVTIDAVKKLVQRNREELEANGFRLLSGPELRDMLSLSSMDPRTPHLAVFDRRALVRVGLLLRDSPVARRVRDAVQDGYETAAPVLALPQSYADALRALADQVEQNEAQARQIEQQAAEIADLDEEAAGYRHLLEKDGTVKWTNACDVLGVGPNLLGEYLRERKVTYTDVYFTGRGERREGERHNRPYADYKHWFRFAPYSESERNNRLPAWKQFDRRVTTKGVDGIRRLLRRHVFECGTCPLCGSLKKNRPDVFADYRRPPRGQHINYPKDAA; encoded by the coding sequence GTGACGGCCGTCGACTTGTTCGACTACTCGCCGGGTGGGCGCTCGGACTTGACCGACCCCGCGGCTCGCGCTGATCGGGACCGGTACGGCGACCGGGTTGACGTCCTGGACAAGGTGAAGGCGCTCCAGATGCTGCCGGACGGTCTGCACCTGACGACCGACCACGTGGCCACCTACTACGAGGTCACCATCGACGCCGTCAAGAAGCTGGTCCAGCGCAACCGCGAGGAGCTGGAGGCCAACGGCTTCCGGTTGCTCTCCGGTCCGGAACTCAGGGACATGTTGTCCCTGAGTTCGATGGACCCGCGTACCCCGCATCTGGCCGTGTTCGACCGCCGGGCGCTGGTCCGGGTCGGCCTGCTGCTGCGTGACTCGCCCGTCGCGCGCCGGGTTCGTGACGCGGTGCAAGACGGCTACGAAACCGCCGCGCCTGTACTCGCCCTCCCGCAATCCTACGCGGACGCTCTCCGGGCGCTGGCCGACCAGGTCGAGCAGAACGAGGCGCAGGCCCGGCAGATCGAGCAGCAGGCCGCCGAGATCGCCGACCTGGACGAGGAAGCCGCCGGCTACCGGCACTTGCTGGAGAAGGACGGCACGGTGAAGTGGACCAACGCCTGCGACGTGCTCGGCGTCGGGCCGAACCTGCTCGGCGAGTACCTGCGTGAGCGCAAGGTGACCTACACCGACGTCTACTTCACCGGCCGCGGTGAGCGCCGTGAGGGGGAACGGCACAACCGGCCGTACGCGGACTACAAGCACTGGTTCCGCTTCGCGCCCTACTCGGAGTCGGAGCGCAACAACCGCCTGCCCGCGTGGAAGCAGTTCGACCGGCGGGTCACCACGAAGGGTGTGGACGGTATTCGGCGGCTGCTGCGCCGCCACGTGTTCGAGTGCGGCACGTGCCCGCTGTGCGGGTCGCTGAAGAAGAACAGGCCCGACGTGTTCGCCGACTACCGGCGTCCCCCGCGTGGCCAGCACATCAACTACCCGAAGGATGCGGCATGA
- a CDS encoding excisionase family DNA-binding protein, which translates to MNEWLTVDLVAQRVNRHKVTVRRALESGEMHGHQTGRGGRWSVAAAAIDAWVQGIDGVDACGCAKARGVP; encoded by the coding sequence ATGAACGAGTGGCTCACCGTCGACCTCGTCGCCCAGCGCGTCAACCGGCACAAGGTCACAGTGCGGCGTGCCCTGGAGTCCGGAGAGATGCACGGCCACCAGACCGGCCGCGGCGGCCGTTGGTCGGTCGCCGCAGCAGCGATTGATGCCTGGGTTCAGGGGATCGACGGGGTCGACGCATGCGGTTGCGCGAAGGCGCGCGGCGTGCCGTAG
- a CDS encoding helix-turn-helix domain-containing protein gives MIQPSKDEALPRLHTAQEVADALGVSKWWVKDRARRQEIPTVKVGGTYRFTTRHYADIVAQFEQQPRAAGEKTIPRRRRRSVPPSEPATVLLQARTPRRRRQSGG, from the coding sequence GTGATCCAGCCGTCGAAGGACGAAGCGCTCCCCCGCCTCCACACCGCCCAGGAGGTCGCCGATGCCCTCGGCGTCAGTAAATGGTGGGTCAAGGACCGGGCACGCCGCCAGGAGATCCCTACCGTGAAGGTCGGTGGCACCTACAGGTTCACGACCCGGCACTACGCCGACATCGTGGCGCAGTTCGAGCAGCAGCCACGGGCGGCTGGGGAGAAGACCATTCCTCGCCGCCGCCGACGATCGGTCCCGCCGTCCGAACCAGCCACGGTCCTCCTTCAAGCCCGCACGCCCCGTCGTCGTCGACAGAGCGGCGGTTGA
- a CDS encoding helix-turn-helix domain-containing protein, translated as MDRRATQPDVRTLPNSSRIGLSPVKFAELTGLKRAAVYRAIQDGTINAVLFGNLYRIPASEVARLFGTDVPSPHTPSPQGRNS; from the coding sequence ATGGACAGACGAGCCACACAACCTGATGTACGTACGTTGCCCAATAGCTCACGGATCGGTCTCTCTCCTGTAAAGTTCGCCGAACTGACTGGGCTCAAGAGAGCCGCCGTCTACCGAGCGATCCAGGACGGCACGATCAATGCGGTCCTCTTCGGCAACCTCTACCGCATCCCGGCATCCGAAGTCGCCCGCCTGTTTGGCACGGATGTGCCTTCCCCTCACACCCCTTCACCACAAGGGCGCAACTCGTGA
- a CDS encoding phage tail fiber protein: MAGFTDTVEQALLDHFLTDPAYTPPATMYIGLSTTTPTEAGGNFTEPSGGSYARVSTAAADWGAATGTAPATKSNTATKTFPTATATWSSGSNMTHFGLFDASSAGNLLCWGALTTAKPVISGDTASFAAGALVLKLGDPSDSY, translated from the coding sequence ATGGCTGGCTTCACCGACACCGTCGAGCAGGCGCTGCTCGACCACTTCCTCACGGACCCGGCGTACACGCCGCCCGCGACCATGTACATCGGCCTGTCGACGACCACCCCGACCGAGGCTGGCGGCAACTTCACCGAGCCGTCCGGCGGCTCCTACGCGCGCGTCTCGACAGCCGCAGCCGACTGGGGTGCCGCCACGGGCACTGCTCCGGCGACGAAGTCCAACACGGCCACCAAGACCTTCCCGACCGCGACAGCCACGTGGTCGAGCGGTTCGAACATGACCCACTTCGGCCTGTTCGACGCGTCCAGCGCCGGCAACTTGCTGTGCTGGGGTGCGCTCACCACCGCCAAGCCGGTGATCTCCGGCGACACGGCGTCGTTCGCGGCCGGTGCCCTGGTGCTGAAGCTGGGCGATCCTTCGGACTCGTACTAG
- a CDS encoding LamG-like jellyroll fold domain-containing protein — MAVRFDADGENYTSTSSPPSGSYTVVCWFQVSTDRNTFSTVWSSDSSSSNYHYIQTDSDGTSVKAFHSDGSVITGPNVTVGTWYRLAFVVNGTAATMYWGTATGALSSASDATWPAFSPTPTTFRIGASVFTGEWLNGRVAALKHWSAALSQAEVEKEFSQYLPDRTSGLVRFHPFVANETADYSGNARTLSGGTGSTREDGPPIPWRARAPQLVLPAASAGSSVTLDGVAPSASSATGDTAVFRAVGGSASAAAGLTGDEAVSRAVAGSGATAASVTGEVTAARPLTGTASAASALVGDAQRTAGLAGTGSAAAEASGGMAAQRSLDASVTASAGLTADASVTRALGGGAASASGATGDLAIAGQVSLDGAASAAGSATAALSSTRQVAATSAATGGASGDLAANRTVAGATAAAGLATGDSQVTRGLVGTVIATGEAIGVVTVARPVTATVAASSSASATLTVNAAGAAVDDVFTAGGLGSQWHAFGLSTPWTPGRLHGRWAAGELD, encoded by the coding sequence ATGGCGGTCAGGTTCGACGCGGACGGCGAGAACTACACCAGCACAAGCTCCCCGCCTAGCGGCTCCTACACCGTGGTGTGCTGGTTCCAGGTCAGCACGGACCGCAACACGTTCTCCACCGTGTGGTCGTCGGACTCCAGCTCATCGAACTACCACTACATCCAAACGGACTCCGACGGGACGAGTGTCAAGGCGTTCCACTCGGACGGCTCGGTCATCACCGGCCCGAACGTGACGGTCGGAACCTGGTATCGCTTGGCGTTCGTCGTCAACGGCACCGCGGCCACCATGTACTGGGGCACCGCGACGGGCGCGCTGTCGTCTGCTTCGGACGCCACCTGGCCGGCGTTCTCGCCTACGCCCACTACGTTCCGCATCGGTGCGAGCGTGTTCACGGGCGAGTGGCTCAACGGCCGCGTCGCGGCGCTGAAGCACTGGTCGGCGGCTCTCTCGCAAGCCGAGGTCGAGAAGGAGTTCTCGCAGTACCTGCCGGACCGCACGTCCGGCCTGGTCCGGTTCCATCCGTTCGTCGCCAACGAGACCGCCGACTACTCGGGTAACGCGCGGACTCTCTCCGGTGGGACGGGGTCCACGCGTGAGGACGGCCCGCCGATCCCGTGGCGCGCTCGCGCTCCGCAGCTGGTGCTCCCCGCTGCCTCGGCCGGTAGCTCTGTCACCCTGGACGGGGTGGCTCCGTCCGCGAGTTCGGCCACCGGCGACACGGCGGTTTTTCGCGCTGTCGGTGGCAGCGCGTCGGCCGCTGCCGGTCTCACGGGCGACGAGGCTGTCTCGCGGGCTGTCGCAGGCTCTGGAGCAACCGCGGCCTCCGTTACAGGCGAAGTCACTGCCGCACGACCGCTCACCGGCACCGCTTCGGCTGCCAGCGCCCTCGTGGGCGATGCGCAACGCACCGCTGGGCTGGCAGGTACCGGCTCGGCTGCCGCTGAAGCCTCAGGCGGAATGGCCGCCCAACGCAGCCTCGACGCGTCGGTGACCGCGTCGGCGGGTCTCACGGCCGATGCATCTGTCACACGCGCACTCGGCGGCGGAGCGGCGAGCGCGTCGGGCGCAACCGGGGACCTGGCCATTGCCGGACAGGTCTCCCTCGATGGTGCAGCGAGCGCCGCTGGCTCAGCGACTGCGGCCCTGTCATCCACGAGGCAGGTCGCGGCCACGAGCGCAGCCACGGGCGGTGCGTCGGGCGACCTGGCGGCGAACCGCACTGTCGCTGGAGCAACGGCCGCCGCTGGGTTGGCGACAGGCGATTCGCAGGTGACGCGCGGCCTTGTGGGGACAGTGATCGCCACTGGAGAGGCCATAGGCGTCGTTACCGTCGCGCGCCCGGTCACAGCGACTGTGGCGGCTTCTTCGTCGGCTTCGGCCACTCTGACTGTCAACGCCGCTGGAGCGGCCGTGGACGACGTGTTCACCGCTGGCGGTCTTGGCTCCCAGTGGCACGCCTTCGGGCTCTCTACCCCGTGGACGCCCGGCCGGCTGCATGGCCGGTGGGCCGCCGGAGAACTCGACTGA
- a CDS encoding phage portal protein — translation MPNLWSTLRGKREQRYTIDDWAQDNLTYNGLTYPLFGMPSPTNVEDIENSFLGYVQGAYKSNGVVFAAMEARRLVFSSARFMWQRMRDGQPGELFSTPELELLRKPWPNGTSFELLSRMEQDVSLAGNFYAVRESPRRLRRLRPDCVSIILSAPPDEAVASDVVGYQFKPGGPSSRAEPEFYSVEEVVHWSPTPDPAAQYRGMSWLTPVVREVMGDKLATEHKLKFFENAATPSLAVSFKETVTKTQFDQFVAAMKEAHAGAHNAYKPLFLGGGADVTVIGADLQQLDFKSTQGAGETRIATASRVPAVVLGISEGMQGSSLNAGNFKAAKRNFQDGFLHPQWESACAALGMITRSPGSDVRLWYDARSIPFLRDDQTDEAEIQVKQATALRSLLDAGYKPDAAVAYIETSDIRRLIGQHSGLFSVQLQKPGSTGAPNEAPADDDKDE, via the coding sequence GTGCCGAACCTCTGGTCGACCCTCCGGGGCAAGCGCGAACAGCGGTACACCATCGACGATTGGGCGCAGGACAATCTCACCTACAACGGGCTCACCTACCCGCTGTTCGGAATGCCCAGCCCGACCAACGTCGAGGACATCGAGAACTCGTTCCTCGGCTACGTGCAGGGCGCCTACAAGTCCAACGGCGTCGTGTTCGCGGCGATGGAGGCGCGGCGGCTGGTGTTCTCCAGCGCGCGCTTCATGTGGCAGCGGATGCGGGACGGCCAGCCGGGGGAGTTGTTCTCGACGCCGGAGTTGGAGCTGTTGCGCAAGCCGTGGCCCAACGGCACGAGCTTCGAACTGCTCAGCCGCATGGAGCAGGATGTCAGTCTCGCCGGCAACTTCTACGCCGTCCGGGAGTCACCGCGGCGGCTGCGGCGACTTCGTCCGGACTGCGTCTCCATCATCCTGTCGGCACCTCCGGACGAGGCGGTCGCATCCGACGTCGTCGGCTACCAGTTCAAGCCGGGCGGCCCGAGTTCGCGTGCCGAGCCCGAGTTCTACTCGGTCGAAGAGGTCGTGCACTGGTCGCCGACACCCGACCCGGCGGCCCAGTACCGCGGCATGTCGTGGCTGACCCCGGTCGTGCGTGAGGTGATGGGCGACAAGCTCGCCACCGAACACAAGCTCAAGTTCTTCGAGAACGCGGCGACGCCGAGCCTGGCCGTGTCGTTCAAAGAGACCGTCACCAAGACGCAGTTCGACCAGTTCGTGGCGGCCATGAAGGAGGCCCACGCGGGTGCCCACAACGCCTACAAGCCGCTGTTCCTCGGCGGCGGGGCGGATGTGACGGTCATCGGCGCGGACCTGCAGCAGTTGGACTTCAAGTCCACCCAGGGTGCCGGCGAAACACGCATCGCGACCGCCTCGCGTGTCCCGGCCGTGGTGCTGGGCATCTCCGAGGGGATGCAGGGGTCCAGCCTCAACGCCGGCAACTTCAAGGCGGCCAAGCGGAACTTCCAGGACGGGTTCCTTCATCCACAGTGGGAGTCGGCGTGCGCCGCGCTCGGCATGATCACACGGTCTCCCGGCTCGGATGTACGGCTGTGGTACGACGCGCGGTCGATTCCGTTCCTGCGCGACGACCAGACCGACGAGGCGGAGATCCAGGTCAAGCAGGCGACGGCGCTGCGGTCCCTGTTGGACGCCGGCTACAAGCCCGATGCCGCCGTCGCCTACATCGAGACCAGCGACATCCGTCGCCTGATCGGCCAGCACTCGGGCCTGTTCTCGGTGCAGCTCCAGAAGCCGGGCTCCACCGGCGCTCCGAACGAGGCCCCGGCCGACGACGACAAGGACGAGTGA
- a CDS encoding HK97 family phage prohead protease, which produces METLRDLDLVRGAPPSGELRANSDGMPTMVVRFSVFDTWYEIDSWFEGRFLERTVRGAFKKTIKENRDQVKVLYDHGLDFHIGNKVLGAIDDLREDRDSPVGEVPLFDTTYNRDLLPGLEAGVYGSSFRFRVIRDEWNDEPGRSAHNPDGIPERTIKEVRLFEFGPVTFPANPDATAGVRSLTDHYYERLRSRDPHRVEELAQRARSLRTPDADAARTGTSAAGAASLTDAPAPSHPSGLTPSQRRLSLYPFLNQEAS; this is translated from the coding sequence ATGGAAACGTTGCGTGACCTCGACCTGGTCCGCGGCGCGCCGCCCAGCGGTGAGCTGCGGGCGAACTCGGACGGGATGCCGACGATGGTCGTGCGGTTCTCGGTGTTCGACACCTGGTACGAGATCGACTCCTGGTTTGAGGGTCGGTTCCTGGAGCGCACCGTGCGCGGTGCGTTCAAGAAGACCATCAAGGAGAACCGGGACCAGGTGAAGGTTCTCTACGACCACGGTCTGGACTTCCACATCGGCAACAAGGTGTTGGGAGCGATCGACGACCTGCGCGAGGACAGGGATTCGCCGGTCGGCGAGGTGCCGCTGTTCGACACCACGTACAACCGGGACTTGCTGCCGGGTCTCGAAGCCGGCGTCTACGGGTCCAGCTTCCGGTTCCGCGTCATCCGTGACGAGTGGAACGACGAGCCGGGTCGGTCCGCGCACAACCCGGACGGCATCCCTGAGCGGACCATCAAGGAGGTGCGGCTGTTCGAGTTCGGCCCGGTGACCTTCCCGGCGAACCCGGACGCCACCGCGGGCGTGCGGTCCCTCACCGACCACTACTACGAGCGCTTGCGCAGCCGCGACCCCCACCGGGTCGAGGAGTTGGCGCAGCGCGCCCGATCCCTTCGCACCCCCGACGCCGACGCCGCCCGGACGGGCACCTCGGCAGCGGGCGCCGCGAGCCTGACCGACGCGCCGGCCCCGAGCCACCCGAGCGGTCTGACCCCATCCCAGAGGCGACTGAGCCTCTACCCCTTCCTGAACCAGGAGGCTTCCTGA